A segment of the Fibrobacter sp. UWR4 genome:
CGTCCATCTTCACGAACCACTGGTCGCTGAGGTACGGTTCGATCACGGTCTTACTGCGGTCAGAGTGGCCCACATCCATTTCGTGGTCTTCCACCTTGATGAGGAGGCCCAGTTCGACCAGACCTGCAACAACCGCTTCACGAGCAGCCTGGCCCTTCATGCCCTGGAACTTGCCGGCATTTTCGTTCAGAGTGCCGTCGTCGTTCATGATGTTGATCATGGGGAGCTTGTGGCGGAGGCCGGTAGCATAGTCGTTGGGGTCATGAGCCGGAGTCACCTTCACGGAACCGGTACCGAAGTCCTTGTCCACGAGAATTGCGTCTGCGATCACCGGAATTTCACGGTCAACGAAAGGAACCTTCAGGGTCTTGCCGATGAACTGTGCATAGCGTTCGTCGCTGGGGTGCACGGCGAGAGCGGTATCGCCCATGATGGTTTCCGGACGGGTGGTAGAAACCGGGATGAAGCCGGAACCGTCGGCCAGAGGATACTTGAAGGTCCAGAAGTGACCCTTCACATGTTCGTAATAGATTTCGTCATCGGCAACGGCGGTCTGGAGCTTGGTATCCCAGTTCACGAGACGCTTGCCGCGGTAGATCAGGCCCTTCTTGAACAGGTTGAAGAAGGCGTGGCGAACAGCCTTGGCGCAGATGGGGTCCAAGGTGAAGCGCTGACGGCTCCAGTCGCAGCTCACACCCAGGCTCTTCAGCTGGGTGGTAATGCGAGCTTCGTATTCTTCCTTCCACTTCCAGATGCGTTCCACCAGAGCGTCGCGGCCAATGTCGTGACGGGTCTTGTGTTCGTCCTGGAACAGGCGCTTTTCCACAACAGCCTGGGTTGCGATACCGGCATGGTCGGTACCCGGAATCCACAGGGTGTCGCGGCCGGTCTTACGGCGGTAGCGTACCAGAATATCCTGAAGGGTGTCGTTGAGAGCGTGGCCCAGGTGCAGGGCGCCAGTCACGTTAGGAGGCGGAATGACGACAGAGAACGGTTCGCCCTTACCGCTGGGTGCAAAACTATTCTTTTCTGCCCAGGTGGCATGCCAACGGGCTTCAACATCTTTAGAATTATAACGTGTTTCCATAATAGAGCCTTCCACAAATAATTTCTTAACGTGGGCAAATTTAGAAAAAAAACAGTGAACTTCATGAACGAGATGTCTTTGAACAGGACGAACTCTTGTCTTTTTTTACCTGATAAACACTTTTGGCTTCGCAGGCACAGAGGGCTTTTTGACTTGTTAGAATGGTCATGGCGTCTGAGGAATCCCGCAGGATGCGAAGCAGGTTGTCCATGGAACGGCTCTGTGTTACAGTTCCTTTTTCATACTTGGCAAAGGCCTTCGGTCCGCCACCCACGATTTCTGCAAATTCTTCCTGGGAGTAACCGAACTTCTTGCGAATTTCAACAATCTCCTGGGGTTGCAATAAGCCCTCCGCTTCCCTGTAGAGAGCATCAAGCTTTTTGTTGATGGGACCGACACGTTCCTCGTCAATGAACTCCTCGCCACATCCGGTACAATGGAAAATTGGAAGGTTGTTTACGGTGATGGATTTACCCTTGTAGGTGTAGGTTTCTTTTACTTTTTTTCGGATCACTTTTGCGCAGCAAATGGGACATTCTTTGATAATCATTTATAGCTCCTTGAACGAAATGACAACTCCGTTTCCATTTTTTGTTATTTGAATTTTGATATACAACCTTACGCAAGAACCATCCGCTTTTGTGTCTGCGGAATGATAAACATCTTGCCAAAGAGTTGTGTCAGCGTCGGTTGTCATGGTCTTGTATATTTCGTTACTCCTTAATTTGCATACGCGTTCAACGATTGAATCTTCGTCTGTGTATCCTAGCAGAACGGCAGTCTGTTTAGAAGATCGTGTAACAAATCTTTTGTCTTTGTCCTGGAGCAGTTTTTTTATCAACTCCAAATCATAGTGCGCTTTGCCGAGGTGTTCCATTCAGAATGCCTCCTCAAATGCAAAAGAATCTGTCTTGATTGAAATATAGATATAAAAGTACCATAATGGTACTGTCTGCGAGCGGTATTTTTGTCATTTTACCTCCTGTCGCTACATGCGTAAAAAGCGACGGTTTTGTGCTACGATTTTATTTATCAAAAAGTGGTTTAAGTTCGGCGAAACATTCGCCTAAGCCTTGTAAGCGGCTTTCTTTTCGGCTACGGCAAGTTTGCGGGTGACCTTTCTCTTTGTACGAACTTTAGGAACCGCGATCATTTGAACATTTAGTGCGTTCAATACGCGTAAAATGGTGTCAAAACGG
Coding sequences within it:
- a CDS encoding type II toxin-antitoxin system MqsA family antitoxin codes for the protein MIIKECPICCAKVIRKKVKETYTYKGKSITVNNLPIFHCTGCGEEFIDEERVGPINKKLDALYREAEGLLQPQEIVEIRKKFGYSQEEFAEIVGGGPKAFAKYEKGTVTQSRSMDNLLRILRDSSDAMTILTSQKALCACEAKSVYQVKKDKSSSCSKTSRS
- a CDS encoding type II toxin-antitoxin system MqsR family toxin — translated: MEHLGKAHYDLELIKKLLQDKDKRFVTRSSKQTAVLLGYTDEDSIVERVCKLRSNEIYKTMTTDADTTLWQDVYHSADTKADGSCVRLYIKIQITKNGNGVVISFKEL